In a genomic window of Streptomyces roseoviridis:
- a CDS encoding YceI family protein, with amino-acid sequence MGLFSRKNNESAATSAVATLPVDPALAALTGSYTIDPAHSSIGFTVRHAMVTNVRGGFGEYEGTLDLNGSDPASSSAAIDVRIASVDTGIADRDAHLRGGDFFDAERFPLMTFRSTGAEQLGGDLYRITGDLTIKDVTKPLSIDLEFNGVATDVYGNERVGFEGSAEILRSEWGLTWNAALETGGVMVSDKVKLTFDISAIRNAA; translated from the coding sequence ATGGGTCTCTTCAGCCGCAAGAACAACGAGTCCGCCGCCACCTCCGCCGTCGCCACCCTCCCGGTGGACCCGGCCCTCGCCGCGCTGACCGGCTCGTACACCATCGACCCGGCCCACAGCAGCATCGGCTTCACCGTGCGTCACGCGATGGTCACGAACGTGCGCGGCGGCTTCGGCGAGTACGAGGGCACGCTGGACCTGAACGGCTCCGACCCGGCCTCCTCCAGCGCCGCGATCGACGTGCGGATCGCCTCCGTCGACACGGGCATCGCCGACCGCGACGCCCACCTGCGCGGCGGCGACTTCTTCGACGCCGAGCGCTTCCCGCTGATGACGTTCCGCTCCACGGGGGCCGAGCAGCTGGGCGGCGACCTGTACCGCATCACCGGCGACCTCACCATCAAGGACGTCACCAAGCCGCTCTCCATCGACCTGGAGTTCAACGGCGTGGCCACGGACGTCTACGGCAACGAGCGCGTCGGCTTCGAGGGCTCGGCCGAGATCCTGCGCTCCGAGTGGGGCCTGACCTGGAACGCGGCCCTGGAGACCGGCGGCGTCATGGTCAGCGACAAGGTGAAGCTGACCTTCGACATCTCCGCGATCAGGAACGCCGCCTGA
- the dnaN gene encoding DNA polymerase III subunit beta: MEFRIEKAVLTEAVAWAARVLPARSPVPVLGGLLLQAADGRLRVSGLDYEASARIEVDADVLGEGRALVLGRRLLDICKVLPPGPVECAADGARLSVTGGDARFGLSLLPLDDYPAQPALPAWRGEVDADAFAAAVGHVAVAAGRDDSLPVLTGIRLGLDGTTMTLAATDRYRYAVRTLDWKPAPGAEDAADVVVPARRLTEIARSLAGAGTVRLALDGGSFGVESGGMRTTTRLLDGRLPRHDKLFALGEHAVAVTERAPLVEAVRRVAVVAEGDSPVQLSFDGTTVHLQAGYEDDVASQRLPAGLLGAEAMTVAFNPGYLLDALGSFDTPRLRLRLLGPGQRALITDAEGDAHRHLLMSVKPLV; encoded by the coding sequence ATGGAATTCCGCATCGAGAAAGCCGTGTTGACCGAGGCCGTGGCCTGGGCCGCCCGCGTGCTGCCCGCCCGCTCCCCCGTGCCCGTCCTCGGCGGCCTGCTCCTCCAGGCGGCGGACGGCAGGCTGCGCGTCTCCGGCCTCGACTACGAGGCGTCCGCCCGGATCGAGGTGGACGCCGACGTCCTGGGCGAGGGCCGGGCGCTGGTGCTCGGGCGGCGGCTGCTCGACATCTGCAAGGTGCTGCCGCCGGGACCCGTGGAGTGCGCGGCCGACGGCGCGCGGCTCTCGGTGACCGGTGGTGACGCCCGCTTCGGGCTCTCGTTGCTGCCGCTGGACGACTATCCGGCCCAGCCGGCCCTGCCCGCGTGGCGCGGCGAGGTCGACGCGGACGCCTTCGCGGCCGCCGTCGGACACGTGGCGGTGGCGGCCGGCCGGGACGACTCGCTGCCGGTGCTCACCGGGATACGGCTCGGCCTGGACGGGACGACGATGACGCTGGCGGCCACCGACCGCTACCGGTACGCGGTGCGCACGCTGGACTGGAAGCCCGCGCCCGGCGCGGAAGACGCCGCCGACGTGGTGGTGCCGGCCCGCCGGCTCACCGAGATCGCGCGCTCGCTCGCCGGCGCGGGGACGGTCCGGCTCGCCCTCGACGGCGGCTCCTTCGGCGTCGAGAGCGGCGGCATGCGGACGACGACCCGCCTCCTCGACGGCCGGCTGCCCCGGCACGACAAGCTCTTCGCGCTCGGGGAGCACGCGGTGGCGGTCACCGAGCGGGCGCCGCTGGTCGAGGCGGTGCGGCGGGTCGCGGTCGTCGCGGAGGGCGACAGCCCCGTACAGCTCTCCTTCGACGGCACGACGGTGCACCTGCAGGCGGGGTACGAGGACGACGTGGCCTCGCAGCGGCTGCCGGCCGGGCTCTTGGGGGCCGAGGCCATGACGGTCGCCTTCAACCCGGGCTATCTGCTCGACGCGCTCGGCTCCTTCGACACCCCTCGGCTGCGGCTGCGGCTGCTCGGACCGGGGCAGCGGGCGCTGATCACGGACGCGGAGGGCGACGCGCACCGCCATCTGCTGATGTCGGTCAAGCCGCTGGTCTGA
- the cimA gene encoding citramalate synthase — protein sequence MTTENGESSRLDAGHVDDSFHVFDTTLRDGAQREGINLTVADKLTIARHLDEFGVGFIEGGWPGANPRDTEFFARARQEITFRNAQLVAFGATRRAGGNAAEDPQVKALLDSGAPVITLVAKSHDRHVELALRTTLDENLEMVRDTVSYLRSQGRRVFVDCEHFFDGYKGNPDYAKAVVRAAHEAGADVVVLCDTNGGMLPAQIQAVVATVLADTGARLGIHAQDDTGCAVANTLAAVDAGATHVQCTANGYGERVGNANLFPVVAALELKYGKKVLPEGALAEMTRISHAIAEVVNLTPSTHQPYVGVSAFAHKAGLHASAIKVDPDLYQHIDPELVGNTMRMLVSDMAGRASIELKGKELGVDLGGDRALVARVVERVKERELKGYTYEAADASFELLLREEAEGRPRRYFRTESWRAIVEDRPDGTHANEATVKLWAKGERIVATAEGNGPVNALDRAMRVALERIYPQLAKFELVDYKVRILEGRHGTESTTRVLVTTSDGNGEWSTVGVGENVIAASWQALEDAFTYGLLRVGIEPAE from the coding sequence ATGACCACGGAGAACGGCGAGAGCTCGCGCCTGGACGCCGGCCACGTCGACGACAGCTTCCACGTCTTCGACACGACGCTGCGCGACGGGGCGCAGCGTGAAGGCATCAACCTCACCGTCGCGGACAAGCTGACCATCGCGCGACACCTCGACGAGTTCGGCGTGGGCTTCATCGAGGGCGGCTGGCCCGGCGCCAACCCGCGCGACACGGAGTTCTTCGCCCGCGCCCGGCAGGAGATCACGTTCCGCAACGCCCAGCTCGTGGCCTTCGGCGCCACCCGCCGGGCCGGCGGCAACGCCGCCGAGGACCCGCAGGTCAAGGCACTGCTCGACTCCGGCGCGCCGGTGATCACGCTGGTCGCCAAGTCGCACGACCGGCACGTCGAGCTCGCCCTGCGGACCACCCTCGACGAAAACCTGGAGATGGTCCGCGACACCGTCTCCTACCTGCGCTCCCAGGGCCGCCGGGTCTTCGTCGACTGCGAGCACTTCTTCGACGGCTACAAGGGGAACCCGGACTACGCCAAGGCCGTGGTCCGCGCCGCCCACGAGGCCGGCGCCGACGTCGTCGTCCTGTGCGACACCAACGGCGGCATGCTGCCCGCCCAGATCCAGGCCGTCGTCGCCACCGTCCTCGCCGACACCGGCGCCCGCCTCGGCATCCACGCCCAGGACGACACCGGCTGCGCCGTCGCCAACACCCTCGCCGCCGTGGACGCCGGCGCCACCCACGTCCAGTGCACCGCCAACGGCTACGGCGAGCGGGTCGGCAACGCCAACCTCTTCCCCGTGGTCGCGGCCCTGGAGCTGAAGTACGGCAAGAAGGTGCTGCCCGAGGGCGCGCTCGCCGAGATGACCCGGATCTCGCACGCCATCGCCGAGGTCGTCAACCTCACCCCCTCCACCCACCAGCCCTACGTGGGCGTCTCCGCCTTCGCGCACAAGGCGGGCCTGCACGCCTCCGCCATCAAGGTGGACCCGGACCTCTACCAGCACATCGACCCCGAGCTGGTCGGCAACACCATGCGGATGCTCGTCTCCGACATGGCCGGCCGCGCCTCCATCGAGCTCAAGGGCAAGGAGCTCGGCGTCGACCTGGGCGGCGACCGGGCGCTGGTCGCCCGGGTGGTGGAGCGGGTCAAGGAGCGCGAGCTCAAGGGCTACACCTACGAGGCGGCCGACGCCTCCTTCGAGCTGCTGCTCCGCGAGGAGGCGGAGGGCAGGCCGCGCCGGTACTTCCGTACGGAGTCCTGGCGGGCGATCGTCGAGGACCGCCCGGACGGCACCCACGCCAACGAGGCCACCGTGAAGCTGTGGGCGAAGGGCGAGCGGATCGTCGCCACCGCCGAGGGCAACGGACCCGTCAACGCCCTCGACCGGGCGATGCGGGTGGCCCTGGAGCGGATCTACCCCCAGCTCGCCAAGTTCGAGTTGGTCGACTACAAGGTCCGCATCCTGGAGGGCCGCCACGGCACCGAGTCCACCACCCGGGTCCTGGTCACCACCAGCGACGGCAACGGCGAGTGGTCGACGGTGGGCGTCGGCGAGAACGTCATCGCCGCGTCCTGGCAGGCCCTGGAGGACGCCTTCACCTACGGCCTGCTGCGGGTCGGCATCGAACCGGCCGAATAG
- a CDS encoding MFS transporter, producing MGREHWKKIWVGSAGNMVEWFDWFVYASFATYFAGAFFPEGNDTAKLMNTAGIFAVGFFMRPVGGWLLGRVGDRKGRKAALTLTVTLMSASAVLIAVAPTYSVAGYGGAAVLLVARLLQGLSVGGEYAASATYLTEASAPQHRGFASSFQYVSMTAGQILGLGLQIVLQRTMSTEALHSWGWRIPFIVGALGAAVVFYLRRNMLETEVYEETADDGVAGAEKGTIKALWAHRREAFLVIALTMGGTVAYYTYTTYLTKYLSNSAGLSKQTATLVSFCALIVFACLQPLAGRLSDRIGRRPLLITFAVGSTLLTVPIMTMLRHAGSFWPALGLSLLALVVVTGYTSINACVKAELFPTGVRALGVALPYAIANALFGGTAEYVALWFKDAGVESGYYWYVAGCAAVSLIVYVTMRETRDIDLGRVGRGDRAAVPAPVRARETAADSAS from the coding sequence ATGGGACGAGAGCACTGGAAGAAGATCTGGGTCGGTTCGGCCGGCAACATGGTCGAGTGGTTCGACTGGTTCGTGTACGCGAGCTTCGCGACCTACTTCGCGGGGGCGTTCTTCCCCGAGGGCAACGACACCGCCAAGCTCATGAACACGGCCGGCATCTTCGCCGTCGGCTTCTTCATGCGGCCGGTCGGCGGCTGGCTGCTCGGCCGGGTCGGTGACCGCAAGGGCCGCAAGGCGGCCCTCACCCTCACCGTGACGCTGATGTCCGCCTCGGCGGTCCTCATCGCCGTCGCCCCCACCTACTCCGTCGCCGGATACGGCGGCGCCGCCGTCCTCCTCGTGGCCCGGCTCCTCCAGGGCCTGTCCGTCGGCGGCGAGTACGCAGCCAGCGCCACCTACCTCACCGAGGCGTCCGCCCCGCAGCACCGCGGCTTCGCCTCCAGCTTCCAGTACGTGTCGATGACCGCCGGCCAGATCCTCGGCCTCGGCCTGCAGATCGTGCTCCAGCGGACCATGTCCACCGAGGCCCTGCACAGCTGGGGCTGGCGCATCCCCTTCATCGTGGGCGCCCTCGGCGCGGCCGTCGTCTTCTACCTGCGCCGCAACATGCTGGAGACCGAGGTCTACGAGGAGACCGCCGACGACGGCGTCGCCGGCGCCGAGAAGGGCACCATCAAGGCCCTGTGGGCGCACCGGCGCGAGGCCTTCCTCGTCATCGCGCTCACCATGGGCGGCACGGTCGCCTACTACACGTACACCACCTACCTCACCAAGTACCTGTCCAACTCCGCCGGCCTGTCCAAGCAGACCGCCACCCTGGTGTCCTTCTGCGCGCTGATCGTCTTCGCCTGCCTCCAGCCGCTGGCCGGCCGGCTCTCCGACCGGATCGGCCGCCGCCCGCTCCTCATCACCTTCGCGGTCGGCTCCACCCTGCTCACCGTGCCGATCATGACGATGCTGCGGCACGCCGGCTCCTTCTGGCCCGCCCTCGGCCTGTCGCTGCTCGCCCTCGTCGTCGTCACCGGCTACACCTCGATCAACGCCTGCGTGAAGGCCGAACTCTTCCCGACCGGCGTGCGCGCCCTCGGCGTCGCCCTGCCGTACGCCATCGCCAACGCCCTCTTCGGCGGCACGGCGGAGTACGTCGCCCTGTGGTTCAAGGACGCGGGCGTCGAGTCCGGCTACTACTGGTACGTGGCGGGCTGCGCGGCCGTCTCCCTGATCGTGTACGTCACCATGCGCGAGACCCGCGACATCGACCTGGGCCGGGTGGGCCGCGGCGACCGGGCCGCCGTCCCCGCGCCCGTACGAGCGAGGGAGACCGCCGCCGATTCCGCATCGTGA
- a CDS encoding polysaccharide lyase 8 family protein translates to MPVPAWSRRTFLATATATATAAALALDPLGPLAHAAETDEFETLRRRWLDIQLGSGYDAGAEPYASRLAETGTLARTFRATMAPAATSLWPGLAFDPPAGITQSYGRLWTMTQAYVQDGTGLTGDPGLLTDVLRGLDHLSERVYHSGTTRYGNWWEWQIGSPRLLMDIVAALHPLLGAARIAAACAAVDHFVPDSALGSYTGTSTGANRVDLCRSVALRGVLGANPAKIALARDALSPVFPYVTKGDGLYADGSFVQHTWVAYSGTYGQVMLDGLGRLFTLLAGSSWDVTDPNRQIVLDSVERAYAPLIYDGLMMDSVNGRAVSRGLPKDDERRIMRSDHFHGQGVIAAVALLAGGASQAERDRWHARVKGWIERDTVSPILSARQFGVADLARLHAVAAAPVPAAPEPTGHRLFAAMDRAVHRRPGWAANISMASERIAYYECGNGENPRGWHTGAGMLSWWTRGQGGQYTDWFWPTVDPYRLPGTTVSTKRLADRAGGEWGAPKPAVKWVGGTTDGEFAAVGQHLKGLGSTLEARKSWFCAADTVICLGAGITARDGVPVETVVDNRCLGEEGTASFTRGAGWAHLAGHGGWVFPGPDGTERLRTLREDRTGAWSDINTTSATERRTRRYQTLWIDHGTDPTDASYAYLLMPGASPATLAARAADPGWLRILANGADRQAVAVPSLGLTAANFWQAGTVDRLTVSAPASVLLRRGRSTATLRISEPLRSGQPFELVWDRPVRAVLARDATVEVLGTGAALRLRITPGTACATHGCTLLV, encoded by the coding sequence GTGCCCGTCCCCGCCTGGTCCCGCCGCACCTTCCTCGCCACCGCCACCGCCACCGCCACCGCGGCCGCCCTCGCCCTCGACCCCCTCGGCCCCCTCGCCCACGCGGCGGAGACCGACGAGTTCGAGACCCTGCGGAGGCGGTGGCTCGACATCCAGCTCGGCTCCGGCTACGACGCCGGGGCCGAGCCCTACGCCTCCCGGCTCGCCGAGACCGGCACCCTCGCCCGCACCTTCCGGGCCACCATGGCGCCCGCCGCCACCTCGCTGTGGCCCGGACTCGCCTTCGACCCGCCCGCCGGCATCACCCAGAGCTACGGCCGGCTGTGGACGATGACCCAGGCGTACGTCCAGGACGGCACCGGCCTCACCGGCGACCCCGGCCTGCTCACCGACGTCCTGCGCGGCCTCGACCACCTCTCCGAGCGCGTCTACCACTCCGGCACCACCCGCTACGGCAACTGGTGGGAGTGGCAGATCGGCTCCCCGCGCCTGCTCATGGACATCGTCGCCGCCCTCCACCCGTTGCTCGGCGCCGCACGGATCGCCGCCGCCTGCGCGGCCGTCGACCACTTCGTCCCGGACAGCGCGCTCGGCTCCTACACCGGCACCTCCACCGGAGCCAACCGCGTCGACCTGTGCCGCTCGGTCGCCCTGCGCGGCGTCCTCGGCGCGAACCCCGCCAAGATCGCCCTCGCCCGTGACGCCCTCTCGCCCGTCTTCCCCTACGTCACCAAGGGCGACGGCCTCTACGCCGACGGCTCCTTCGTCCAGCACACCTGGGTCGCCTACTCGGGCACCTACGGCCAGGTCATGCTCGACGGCCTCGGCCGGCTCTTCACCCTGCTCGCCGGCTCCAGCTGGGACGTCACCGACCCGAACCGGCAGATCGTCCTCGACAGCGTCGAGAGGGCCTACGCGCCCCTGATCTACGACGGCCTGATGATGGACAGCGTCAACGGCCGTGCCGTCAGCCGCGGTCTGCCGAAGGACGACGAGCGGCGGATCATGCGCTCCGACCACTTCCACGGCCAGGGGGTCATCGCCGCCGTCGCCCTGCTCGCCGGCGGCGCGAGCCAGGCCGAACGGGACCGCTGGCACGCGCGCGTGAAGGGCTGGATCGAGCGCGACACCGTCTCCCCGATCCTGAGCGCCCGCCAGTTCGGCGTCGCCGACCTCGCCCGCCTCCACGCCGTCGCCGCCGCACCCGTCCCCGCCGCCCCCGAGCCCACCGGGCACCGGCTCTTCGCCGCCATGGACCGGGCCGTGCACCGCCGCCCCGGCTGGGCCGCCAACATCTCCATGGCCTCCGAGCGGATCGCGTACTACGAGTGCGGCAACGGCGAGAACCCGCGCGGCTGGCACACCGGCGCCGGAATGCTCTCCTGGTGGACCCGGGGCCAGGGCGGCCAGTACACCGACTGGTTCTGGCCCACCGTCGACCCCTACCGGCTGCCCGGCACCACCGTCTCCACCAAGCGCCTCGCCGACCGGGCCGGCGGCGAGTGGGGCGCGCCCAAGCCGGCCGTGAAGTGGGTCGGCGGCACCACCGACGGCGAGTTCGCCGCCGTCGGCCAGCACCTCAAGGGCCTCGGCTCCACCCTGGAGGCCCGCAAGTCCTGGTTCTGCGCCGCCGACACCGTCATCTGCCTGGGCGCCGGCATCACCGCCCGGGACGGCGTCCCCGTCGAGACGGTGGTCGACAACCGCTGCCTGGGCGAGGAGGGGACCGCCTCCTTCACGCGGGGCGCCGGCTGGGCGCACCTCGCCGGCCACGGAGGCTGGGTCTTCCCCGGCCCGGACGGTACGGAGCGGCTGCGCACCCTGCGCGAGGACCGTACCGGCGCCTGGAGCGACATCAACACCACCAGCGCCACCGAACGCCGCACCCGCCGCTACCAGACCCTCTGGATCGACCACGGCACCGACCCGACGGACGCCTCCTACGCCTACCTGCTGATGCCGGGCGCCTCGCCCGCGACGCTCGCCGCCCGCGCCGCCGACCCCGGCTGGCTCAGGATCCTCGCCAACGGCGCCGACCGGCAGGCCGTCGCCGTCCCGTCCCTCGGACTGACCGCCGCCAACTTCTGGCAGGCCGGTACGGTGGACCGCCTCACCGTCTCGGCACCCGCGAGTGTGCTGCTGCGGCGAGGCCGCTCCACCGCGACCCTGCGGATCAGCGAGCCGCTCCGGTCCGGGCAGCCGTTCGAGCTGGTCTGGGACCGGCCGGTACGGGCCGTGCTCGCCCGCGACGCCACGGTGGAGGTGCTCGGCACCGGGGCCGCGCTGCGGCTGCGGATCACGCCCGGTACGGCGTGCGCCACCCACGGCTGCACCCTGCTCGTCTAG
- a CDS encoding endo-alpha-N-acetylgalactosaminidase family protein, with translation MSHPYPPAAARRLRTACALAAAASAVLVLAGPARAGTPSTAPARVGTPSTAPARAGAPAAAETAAASAVIGSEQLSVTVAEDFPRVLAYTDRATGARLLGSTAPVTQVVLNGTAHTVRAGAAPAVTGDSAAYTLVFPDLPGVEIDARISVSGRSTTFRITAVRDTETFRVGTLDIPGHDLVSVGSTDPGAATAFTRLDPDSTRTADVFAQVTDATPADTAPVGASYAIVSTGRLAAAVESNSSYDKPSGASARDGARFWHQARKASTPAGTETRVGVWSGQWTYRGAGAPQPESGDHLPWARVVVTPDANDDGRTDWQDGAVAFRTIGIKAPGSDRTPDRVVAHIPFNFASNATHPFLRTLDDVKRVSLATDGLGQFALLKGYGSEGHDSAHPDYGGNYNKRAGGLADLNTLLRQGKKWGADFGVHVNATEAYPEAKNFSETLVDKSRPGWNWLNQSYYIDQRRDVNSGDLARRLRQLRDETDPGLSTLYIDVYYTHGWIADKTVQAVQAQGWNVATEWSEKFERASLWSHWANDLDYGGVTNKGLNSQIIRFIRNGEKDVWNDHPVLGQTALVDFEGWTGETDHTAFTANLWQRNLPAKYLQRQRITRWNGDDITFTGGVRGTVENGRRTFYENGRKVLDGDAYLLPWAGGSKLYHYNKTGGRTSWAVPPGTGAYSVYRLTDNGRVKTGTVTPVGGRVSLDATAGQPYVLYPSAAPAAPDPRWGEGTPVRDPGFNDARLNAWAKSGTVTRDTDAHGRNSAKLTGSATASVRQQITGLTPGRRYTASVLVEVEAGKTRPTTLFAGGTSVTVARSTLTDRVAASDWNGTRFQRAKTTFTAPATGTTTLRVEAAGGSTAAVRLDDVRIVANDPATKAGTTVYEDFEAVDQGWGPFLKGDAGGTTDPRTHIAQLHAPYTQAGWNGKTVDDVLDGAESLKSHDENSGLVYRTAPWTVPMKDGRSYRVEFAYQSSHAGAYEWVTGYDRTSGQGAPVETRRTPIGQQRTTGHFSQTVTAGCGDTWTGLRKRADAPDGADFVLDRFTVTDLGPAAERAACGTLSVTAPETLEPGRANTVTATFGNDEAAAVSGAEAVLTLPEGWTAEPAGPVALATVAAGQSTTATWKVTPPVDAAHRPYDLGATVTYGVAGEARRLTAATTVRTLPPPPTADAWASDLHWTSAANGWGPAEKDRSNGGTGSGDGGPLTIGGVAYAKGLGTHATAKVRYYLGGRCTSFTAEVGVDDAQTTRGSVQFGVLADGTEKAKSPVLRADDGAWSLTADVTGASYVDLVVGDAGDGNGNDHADWGNARFHCAA, from the coding sequence ATGTCGCACCCATACCCTCCCGCCGCGGCGCGGCGGCTGCGCACGGCCTGTGCGCTGGCCGCCGCCGCCTCCGCCGTGCTCGTCCTGGCCGGCCCGGCCCGCGCCGGCACCCCGTCCACGGCCCCGGCCCGCGTCGGCACCCCGTCCACGGCCCCGGCCCGCGCCGGGGCCCCGGCCGCCGCCGAGACCGCCGCCGCCTCCGCCGTCATCGGCTCCGAGCAGCTCTCCGTCACCGTCGCCGAGGACTTCCCCCGCGTCCTCGCCTACACCGACCGCGCCACCGGCGCCCGGCTACTCGGCTCGACCGCCCCCGTCACCCAGGTCGTCCTCAACGGCACCGCCCACACCGTCCGGGCCGGGGCCGCGCCCGCCGTGACCGGCGACTCCGCCGCGTACACCCTCGTCTTCCCGGACCTGCCCGGCGTCGAGATCGACGCCCGGATCAGCGTCAGCGGCCGGTCCACCACCTTCCGGATCACCGCCGTCCGCGACACCGAGACCTTCCGGGTCGGCACCCTCGACATCCCCGGCCACGACCTGGTCTCCGTCGGCTCCACCGACCCCGGCGCCGCCACCGCCTTCACCCGGCTCGACCCCGACTCCACCCGGACCGCCGACGTCTTCGCCCAGGTCACCGACGCCACCCCGGCCGACACCGCACCCGTCGGCGCGAGCTACGCGATCGTCAGCACCGGCCGGCTCGCCGCCGCCGTCGAGTCCAACTCCAGCTACGACAAGCCCTCCGGCGCCTCCGCCCGCGACGGAGCCCGCTTCTGGCACCAGGCCCGCAAGGCGTCCACCCCCGCCGGCACCGAGACCCGCGTCGGCGTCTGGTCCGGCCAGTGGACCTACCGCGGCGCCGGTGCCCCGCAGCCCGAGAGCGGCGACCACCTGCCCTGGGCCAGGGTCGTCGTCACCCCCGACGCCAACGACGACGGCCGCACCGACTGGCAGGACGGCGCCGTCGCCTTCCGCACCATCGGCATCAAGGCCCCGGGCAGCGACCGGACCCCGGACCGGGTCGTCGCCCACATCCCGTTCAACTTCGCCTCGAACGCCACCCACCCCTTCCTGCGCACCCTCGACGACGTCAAGCGGGTCTCCCTGGCCACCGACGGCCTCGGCCAGTTCGCCCTGCTCAAGGGATACGGCTCCGAGGGCCACGACTCCGCCCACCCCGACTACGGCGGCAACTACAACAAGCGCGCCGGCGGCCTCGCCGACCTCAACACCCTCCTGAGGCAGGGGAAGAAGTGGGGCGCGGACTTCGGCGTCCACGTCAACGCCACCGAGGCGTACCCGGAGGCGAAGAACTTCAGCGAGACCCTCGTCGACAAGAGCAGGCCCGGCTGGAACTGGCTCAACCAGAGCTACTACATCGACCAGCGCCGGGACGTGAACAGCGGCGACCTCGCCCGCCGCCTCCGGCAGCTGCGCGACGAGACCGACCCCGGCCTCTCGACGCTCTACATCGACGTCTACTACACGCACGGCTGGATCGCCGACAAGACGGTGCAGGCCGTCCAGGCGCAGGGCTGGAACGTCGCCACCGAGTGGTCCGAGAAGTTCGAGCGGGCCTCGCTCTGGTCCCACTGGGCCAACGACCTCGACTACGGCGGCGTCACCAACAAGGGCCTCAACTCGCAGATCATCCGCTTCATCCGCAACGGCGAGAAGGACGTCTGGAACGACCACCCCGTCCTCGGGCAGACCGCCCTCGTCGACTTCGAGGGCTGGACCGGCGAGACCGACCACACCGCCTTCACCGCCAACCTCTGGCAGCGCAACCTGCCCGCCAAGTACCTCCAGCGGCAGCGGATCACCCGCTGGAACGGTGACGACATCACCTTCACCGGCGGCGTCCGCGGCACCGTCGAGAACGGCCGCCGCACCTTCTACGAGAACGGCCGCAAGGTCCTCGACGGCGACGCCTACCTGCTGCCCTGGGCCGGCGGGAGCAAGCTCTACCACTACAACAAGACCGGCGGCAGGACCAGTTGGGCCGTGCCCCCCGGCACCGGCGCGTACTCCGTCTACCGGCTCACCGACAACGGCCGGGTGAAGACCGGGACGGTCACCCCCGTCGGCGGCCGCGTCTCCCTCGACGCCACCGCTGGACAGCCCTACGTGCTCTATCCCTCCGCCGCCCCGGCCGCCCCCGATCCCCGCTGGGGCGAGGGCACCCCGGTCCGGGACCCCGGCTTCAACGACGCCCGGCTGAACGCCTGGGCGAAGAGCGGCACCGTGACCCGCGACACCGACGCGCACGGCCGCAACAGCGCGAAGCTCACCGGCTCCGCCACCGCCTCCGTCCGCCAGCAGATCACCGGACTGACCCCGGGCCGGCGCTACACCGCCTCGGTCCTCGTCGAGGTCGAGGCCGGGAAGACCCGCCCGACCACGCTCTTCGCCGGCGGCACCTCCGTCACCGTCGCCCGCTCCACCCTGACCGACCGGGTCGCCGCCTCCGACTGGAACGGCACCCGCTTCCAGCGCGCCAAGACCACCTTCACCGCCCCCGCCACGGGCACCACCACCCTGCGCGTCGAGGCGGCGGGCGGCTCCACCGCCGCCGTCCGCCTGGACGACGTCCGCATCGTCGCGAACGACCCGGCGACGAAGGCCGGGACCACGGTGTACGAGGACTTCGAGGCCGTCGACCAGGGCTGGGGCCCCTTCCTGAAGGGCGACGCCGGCGGCACCACCGACCCGCGCACCCACATCGCCCAGCTCCACGCCCCCTACACCCAGGCCGGCTGGAACGGGAAGACGGTCGACGACGTCCTCGACGGCGCCGAGTCCCTCAAGTCCCACGACGAGAACAGCGGTCTGGTCTACCGGACGGCACCCTGGACCGTCCCCATGAAGGACGGGCGCAGCTACCGCGTCGAGTTCGCCTACCAGTCCAGCCACGCGGGCGCCTACGAGTGGGTCACCGGCTACGACCGTACGAGCGGCCAGGGCGCCCCCGTCGAGACCCGCCGCACCCCGATCGGGCAGCAGAGGACCACCGGCCACTTCTCCCAGACGGTGACCGCCGGTTGCGGCGACACCTGGACCGGACTGCGCAAGCGCGCCGACGCCCCCGACGGTGCCGACTTCGTCCTCGACCGCTTCACCGTCACCGACCTCGGCCCGGCCGCCGAGCGGGCCGCCTGCGGCACGCTCTCCGTGACGGCGCCCGAGACCCTGGAACCGGGCCGGGCGAACACCGTCACCGCCACCTTCGGCAACGACGAGGCCGCCGCCGTCTCCGGCGCCGAGGCCGTCCTCACCCTCCCCGAGGGCTGGACCGCCGAACCGGCCGGCCCGGTCGCCCTGGCCACCGTCGCCGCGGGCCAGTCGACGACCGCCACCTGGAAGGTCACCCCGCCGGTGGACGCGGCCCACCGCCCGTACGACCTCGGCGCCACCGTCACCTACGGCGTCGCCGGAGAGGCGCGCCGGCTGACCGCGGCCACCACCGTCCGCACCCTGCCCCCGCCGCCGACCGCCGACGCCTGGGCGAGCGACCTCCACTGGACCTCGGCCGCGAACGGCTGGGGCCCGGCAGAGAAGGACCGGTCCAACGGCGGGACCGGCAGCGGCGACGGCGGCCCGCTCACGATCGGAGGAGTCGCCTACGCCAAGGGACTGGGCACCCACGCGACCGCGAAGGTGCGCTACTACCTGGGCGGACGCTGCACCTCCTTCACCGCCGAGGTCGGTGTGGACGACGCGCAGACCACCCGGGGCAGCGTCCAGTTCGGCGTGCTCGCCGACGGCACGGAGAAGGCGAAGTCCCCGGTCCTCAGGGCCGACGACGGCGCCTGGTCCCTCACCGCCGACGTCACCGGCGCCTCGTACGTCGACCTGGTCGTCGGCGACGCGGGCGACGGCAACGGCAACGACCACGCGGACTGGGGGAACGCCCGCTTCCACTGCGCGGCCTGA